A region from the Pseudomonas sp. P8_229 genome encodes:
- the cysD gene encoding sulfate adenylyltransferase subunit CysD produces the protein MVDKLTHLKQLEAESIHIIREVAAEFDNPVMLYSIGKDSAVMLHLARKAFFPGKLPFPVMHVDTRWKFQEMYKFRDKMVEELGLDLITHINPDGVAQNINPFTHGSAKHTDIMKTEGLKQALDKHGFDAAFGGARRDEEKSRAKERVYSFRDSKHRWDPKNQRPELWNVYNGKVNKGESIRVFPLSNWTELDIWQYIYLEGIPIVPLYFAAEREVIEKNGTLIMIDDERILEHLSDEDKARIVKKKVRFRTLGCYPLTGAVESEAETLTDIIQEMLLTRTSERQGRVIDHDGAGSMEDKKRQGYF, from the coding sequence ATGGTCGACAAACTGACGCATCTGAAACAGCTGGAGGCGGAAAGCATCCACATCATCCGCGAGGTGGCCGCCGAGTTCGACAACCCGGTGATGCTGTACTCCATCGGTAAAGACTCCGCCGTGATGCTGCACCTGGCACGCAAGGCGTTCTTCCCGGGCAAACTGCCGTTTCCGGTGATGCACGTCGACACCCGCTGGAAATTCCAGGAGATGTACAAGTTCCGCGACAAGATGGTCGAGGAACTGGGCCTGGACCTGATCACCCACATCAACCCCGATGGCGTGGCACAGAACATCAACCCGTTCACCCACGGCAGCGCCAAGCACACCGACATCATGAAAACCGAAGGCCTGAAACAGGCACTCGACAAGCATGGTTTCGACGCAGCTTTCGGCGGCGCCCGTCGCGATGAAGAGAAATCCCGCGCGAAAGAACGCGTGTACTCGTTCCGCGACAGCAAGCACCGCTGGGACCCGAAGAACCAGCGTCCGGAGCTGTGGAACGTCTACAACGGCAAGGTCAACAAGGGCGAATCCATTCGTGTGTTCCCGTTGTCGAACTGGACCGAACTGGATATCTGGCAGTACATCTACCTCGAAGGCATCCCGATTGTGCCGCTGTACTTCGCCGCCGAGCGTGAAGTGATCGAGAAAAACGGCACGCTGATCATGATTGACGACGAGCGCATCCTCGAGCATCTGTCTGACGAAGACAAAGCGCGCATCGTCAAAAAGAAAGTGCGTTTCCGTACCCTTGGCTGCTACCCGTTGACGGGCGCGGTGGAGTCCGAAGCCGAGACGCTGACGGACATCATTCAGGAAATGCTCCTGACGCGAACTTCCGAGCGCCAGGGCCGGGTCATCGACCACGATGGCGCAGGCTCGATGGAAGACAAGAAACGTCAGGGTTATTTCTAA
- the hisC gene encoding histidinol-phosphate transaminase has product MSKFWSPFVKDLVPYVPGEQPKLTRLVKLNTNENPYGPSPKALAAMQVELNDNLRLYPDPNSDLLKTAVAEYYGVQSNQVFLGNGSDEVLAHIFHGLLQHDQPLLFPDISYSFYPVYCGLYGIKFDAVPLDAQFQIDPTDYAKPNGGIIFPNPNAPTGCLLALDAVEQILKASPDSVVVVDEAYIDFGGETAISLVDRYPNLLVTQTLSKSRSLAGLRVGLAVGHPDLIEALERIKNSFNSYPLDRLAIVGAAAAFEDREYFDKTCRLVIESREWVIAQLQAKGFEVLPSAANFIFARHPQHDAAGLAAKLREQGVIVRHFKQERIAQFLRISIGTPEQNQALIDGLGDL; this is encoded by the coding sequence ATGAGTAAATTCTGGAGCCCGTTCGTCAAGGATCTGGTGCCGTACGTGCCGGGCGAACAGCCGAAACTGACCAGACTGGTCAAGCTCAACACTAACGAAAACCCATACGGCCCATCGCCAAAAGCTCTAGCGGCGATGCAGGTCGAACTGAATGACAACCTGCGCCTGTACCCGGACCCGAACAGCGATCTGCTGAAAACTGCGGTCGCCGAGTATTACGGCGTGCAGAGCAATCAGGTGTTCCTCGGTAACGGTTCGGATGAAGTGCTCGCGCACATTTTCCACGGTTTGCTGCAACACGATCAGCCGCTGCTGTTCCCGGACATCAGCTACAGCTTCTATCCGGTTTACTGCGGTCTGTACGGCATCAAGTTCGACGCGGTGCCGCTGGACGCACAGTTCCAGATCGACCCGACCGACTATGCCAAGCCGAACGGCGGGATCATTTTCCCTAACCCGAACGCCCCGACCGGTTGCCTGCTGGCGCTGGACGCGGTTGAACAAATCCTCAAGGCCAGCCCTGATTCAGTGGTTGTGGTGGATGAGGCGTACATCGACTTTGGCGGCGAAACGGCGATCAGCCTGGTGGACCGTTACCCGAACCTGCTGGTAACGCAGACCCTGTCCAAGTCGCGTTCGCTGGCTGGTTTGCGCGTTGGTCTGGCGGTAGGGCATCCGGACTTGATCGAGGCGCTGGAGCGAATCAAGAACAGCTTCAACTCTTATCCGCTGGATCGTCTGGCGATTGTCGGGGCTGCAGCGGCGTTCGAAGATCGTGAGTACTTCGACAAGACCTGCCGTCTGGTCATCGAGAGTCGTGAATGGGTGATCGCGCAGTTGCAGGCGAAAGGCTTTGAAGTGCTACCGTCGGCGGCGAACTTCATTTTCGCCCGGCATCCGCAACATGACGCAGCGGGCCTGGCGGCCAAGCTGCGCGAGCAAGGCGTGATTGTGCGGCACTTCAAGCAAGAGCGGATTGCGCAGTTCCTGCGGATTTCGATTGGTACGCCGGAGCAGAATCAGGCGCTGATCGACGGCCTCGGCGACCTCTAA
- the hisD gene encoding histidinol dehydrogenase translates to MTAPTAIRRLNAADPDFAHHLDHLLSWESVSDDSVNQRVLDIIKAVRERGDAALVEFTQKFDGLEVASMADLILPRERLELALTRITVPQREALEKAAARVRSYHEKQKQDSWSYTEADGTVLGQKVTPLDRAGLYVPGGKASYPSSVLMNAIPAKVAGVTEVVMVVPTPRGEINELVLAAACIAGVDRVFTIGGAQAVAALAYGTESVPKVDKVVGPGNIYVATAKRHVFGQVGIDMIAGPSEILVVCDGQTDPDWIAMDLFSQAEHDEDAQAILVSPDAEFLDKVAASIDKLLPTMDRATIIETSINGRGALIHVKDMAQAIEVANRIAPEHLELSVADPQAWLPQIRHAGAIFMGRHTSEALGDYCAGPNHVLPTSGTARFSSPLGVYDFQKRSSIIFCSEAGASELGKTASVLARGESLSAHARSAEYRIKDEDFLQGQGE, encoded by the coding sequence ATGACCGCACCGACTGCAATTCGCCGACTCAACGCTGCTGACCCGGATTTCGCGCATCATCTGGATCATCTGCTGAGCTGGGAAAGTGTGTCTGACGACTCGGTCAATCAGCGGGTGCTGGACATCATCAAGGCTGTGCGCGAGCGCGGTGACGCGGCGCTGGTCGAGTTCACCCAGAAGTTCGACGGCCTCGAAGTTGCCTCGATGGCTGACCTGATCCTGCCGCGCGAGCGCCTGGAACTGGCCCTGACTCGGATCACCGTGCCGCAGCGCGAGGCGTTGGAAAAAGCCGCCGCTCGTGTGCGCAGCTACCACGAAAAACAGAAACAGGACTCCTGGAGCTACACCGAGGCTGACGGCACGGTGCTCGGCCAGAAGGTCACGCCACTGGATCGTGCCGGTCTGTACGTGCCGGGCGGCAAAGCGTCGTACCCGTCGTCGGTGTTGATGAATGCGATTCCGGCCAAGGTCGCCGGTGTGACCGAAGTGGTCATGGTTGTGCCGACCCCGCGCGGTGAGATCAACGAACTGGTGCTGGCGGCTGCATGTATCGCCGGCGTTGACCGCGTGTTCACCATCGGTGGTGCACAAGCCGTCGCTGCGTTGGCCTACGGCACCGAAAGTGTGCCGAAAGTCGATAAGGTGGTTGGCCCGGGCAACATCTATGTCGCCACTGCCAAGCGTCACGTGTTCGGTCAGGTCGGCATCGACATGATCGCCGGCCCTTCGGAAATCCTCGTGGTGTGCGACGGCCAGACCGATCCGGACTGGATCGCCATGGACCTGTTCTCCCAGGCTGAACACGACGAAGATGCCCAGGCGATTCTGGTCAGCCCTGACGCCGAGTTTCTCGACAAGGTGGCCGCGAGCATCGACAAACTGCTGCCGACCATGGACCGCGCGACCATCATCGAAACCTCGATCAATGGCCGTGGTGCACTGATTCACGTTAAGGACATGGCGCAAGCCATCGAAGTCGCCAACCGCATCGCCCCGGAACACTTGGAGTTGTCGGTCGCTGACCCACAGGCCTGGTTGCCGCAGATCCGTCACGCCGGCGCGATCTTCATGGGCCGTCACACCTCGGAAGCGCTGGGCGATTACTGCGCGGGCCCGAACCACGTGTTGCCGACTTCCGGCACCGCGCGCTTCTCCTCGCCGTTGGGTGTGTACGACTTCCAGAAACGTTCGTCGATCATCTTCTGCTCCGAAGCCGGTGCTTCCGAGCTGGGCAAGACCGCTTCGGTGCTGGCCCGTGGCGAATCCCTGAGCGCGCACGCACGCAGCGCCGAATACCGCATCAAAGACGAAGACTTTCTTCAAGGGCAGGGGGAGTGA
- the algW gene encoding Do family serine endopeptidase AlgW translates to MLKALRFFGWPLLAGVLIALLIIQRYPQWVGLPSLDVNLQQAPQTTSVQQGPVSYADAVTIAAPSVVNLYTTKVINKPAHPLFEDPQFRRFFGDNSPKQKRMESSLGSGVIMSPEGYILTNNHVTTGADQIVVALKDGRETLARVIGSDPETDLAVLKIDLKSLPAITVGRSDNIRIGDVALAIGNPFGVGQTVTMGIISATGRNQLGLNNYEDFIQTDAAINPGNSGGALVDANGNLTGINTAIFSKSGGSQGIGFAIPVKLAMEVMKSIIEHGQVIRGWLGIEVQPLTQELAESFGLSGRPGIVVAGIFRDGPAQKAGLQLGDVILSIDGEPAGDGRRSMNQVARIKPTDKVTIQVMRNGKELKLTAEIGLRPPPAPVKEEE, encoded by the coding sequence ATGCTCAAGGCGCTGCGTTTTTTCGGCTGGCCGCTGTTGGCCGGTGTGCTTATCGCTCTGTTGATTATTCAGCGTTACCCGCAGTGGGTCGGGCTTCCAAGCCTCGACGTCAATCTGCAACAGGCTCCGCAAACCACCAGCGTGCAACAGGGGCCAGTGTCCTATGCCGATGCGGTCACCATCGCCGCGCCATCGGTGGTCAACCTCTACACCACCAAGGTCATCAATAAACCGGCGCACCCGCTGTTTGAAGACCCGCAGTTCCGCCGCTTCTTCGGTGACAACTCGCCGAAGCAGAAACGCATGGAATCGAGCCTCGGTTCCGGCGTGATCATGAGCCCGGAAGGCTACATCCTGACCAACAACCACGTGACGACCGGCGCCGATCAGATCGTTGTCGCCCTCAAGGACGGTCGCGAAACCCTCGCCCGGGTGATCGGCAGTGACCCGGAAACTGACCTCGCGGTCCTGAAGATCGACCTCAAAAGCCTCCCTGCGATCACCGTCGGCCGCTCCGACAACATTCGCATCGGCGACGTCGCACTGGCCATCGGCAACCCGTTCGGCGTCGGCCAGACCGTGACCATGGGCATCATCAGCGCCACCGGGCGTAACCAGTTAGGCCTGAACAACTACGAAGATTTCATCCAGACCGACGCGGCGATCAACCCGGGCAACTCCGGCGGCGCGCTGGTCGATGCCAACGGCAACCTCACCGGCATCAACACCGCGATTTTCTCCAAGTCCGGCGGCTCGCAGGGCATCGGTTTCGCGATCCCGGTGAAACTGGCGATGGAAGTGATGAAGTCGATCATCGAGCACGGTCAGGTGATTCGTGGCTGGCTCGGCATTGAAGTACAACCGCTGACCCAGGAACTGGCCGAATCGTTTGGCTTGTCCGGGCGTCCGGGGATTGTCGTGGCGGGGATCTTCCGCGATGGTCCGGCGCAGAAGGCCGGGCTGCAGTTGGGTGACGTGATTCTGAGTATCGACGGTGAACCGGCGGGCGATGGTCGGCGTTCGATGAACCAGGTGGCGCGGATCAAACCGACCGACAAGGTGACCATTCAGGTGATGCGCAACGGTAAAGAACTGAAGCTGACCGCTGAAATTGGTCTGCGTCCGCCTCCGGCGCCGGTGAAAGAAGAAGAGTAA
- a CDS encoding Nif3-like dinuclear metal center hexameric protein has translation MAVALSTLVEEADRYLGSARIADYCPNGLQVEGRPQVMRIVSGVTASQALLDAAVEAEADLVLVHHGYFWKGENPCITGMKQRRLKTLLKHDISLLAYHLPLDLHPEVGNNVQLARQLDITVEGPLDPDNLKIVGLVGSLSEPMTAGDFARKVKDVMGREPLLVEGSAMIRRVGWCTGGGQGYIDQGVAAGVDLFLSGEASEQTFHSARENDISFIAAGHHATERYGVQALGDYLAKRFALEHIFIDCPNPI, from the coding sequence ATGGCCGTCGCCCTCAGCACCCTCGTCGAAGAAGCCGACCGTTACCTTGGCAGTGCCAGAATCGCCGATTACTGCCCCAATGGGCTGCAGGTCGAAGGCCGTCCGCAAGTGATGCGCATCGTCAGTGGCGTCACCGCCAGTCAGGCCTTGCTCGATGCTGCGGTGGAAGCCGAAGCCGATCTGGTGCTGGTGCATCACGGCTATTTCTGGAAGGGCGAGAACCCGTGCATCACCGGCATGAAGCAGCGCCGCTTGAAGACGTTGCTCAAGCACGACATCAGTCTGCTCGCCTATCACTTGCCGCTGGACCTGCATCCGGAGGTCGGCAACAACGTGCAGTTGGCGCGTCAGTTGGACATTACCGTCGAAGGGCCGCTGGATCCGGACAACCTCAAGATTGTCGGGCTGGTTGGTTCGTTGAGTGAGCCAATGACCGCGGGTGATTTCGCCCGCAAGGTGAAAGACGTCATGGGCCGCGAGCCGCTGCTGGTCGAAGGCAGCGCGATGATTCGTCGGGTCGGCTGGTGCACCGGTGGCGGTCAAGGTTATATCGATCAGGGTGTGGCGGCGGGTGTCGATCTGTTCCTCAGCGGTGAGGCCTCCGAGCAGACTTTCCACAGCGCCCGGGAAAACGATATCAGCTTCATCGCCGCCGGCCACCACGCCACCGAGCGCTATGGTGTGCAGGCGCTGGGCGACTATCTGGCAAAGCGTTTCGCCCTCGAACACATCTTCATCGATTGCCCGAATCCGATCTGA